One part of the Ziziphus jujuba cultivar Dongzao chromosome 2, ASM3175591v1 genome encodes these proteins:
- the LOC107417554 gene encoding protein OBERON 4: MKRLRSSDDLDSYGKDPSPNPNPSSRSSLSSHRSFYYKSDGARKGLLSSSSASSASAAAAAARYDRERLVDDDREGSRIVRKRTADHDFDGFDRRKGFDRYRDGGGGGESRGYDRGLMHRSESFCGSRREFPKGFRSERDRSRREGSVSSWRRFGNNNKEFEEGGNSSRSSRLEERGKGLRDVKSPSWSNSKDSGSEQSTRVRSPSRGFRDGKSMSMSKSKSPTWSKDSVGSEQSKSVELKKSEEVQQVESGSSSEMEEGELEPEPEPERKHEAEPTTKTETESVPEVEAEMAQVRVEVEVDATTTTTTADREVESACPVEDMKTDMEDKDKSLSKEEVQKDQSLSKNEEDRNGESAFEGKNVESQVDELPNRDKGMIDESREADKEDGKREEERLRDDDDDDECEETRKDTVEEEKVQLEGGSKQDKGIDLEVKAEDEEGRDMDMEVMEENGDPKEEMAKETDGLALSLKDKGKSLAVTPTNHVADSTEDGAWNEREPRDLLSCRDSDMEGPSTRGFELFSSSPVRRQDRAEQSGVNMQTSEQLGLEPLDLSLSLPNVLLPIGAAPGSPGQARSVQSLSNTFRTNSDGFTASMSFSGSQSFYHNPSCSLTQNSMDNFEQSVKSRPIFQGIDWQALAQNEAKQKEVPLYQRILMNGNGSNQQSQAISNGQSVQGQHSKIPEGSSKMANGLERQLSLHKQLSGGQSRHHDDVRSPSHSVGSHEMGSNYSFERKRVMREKSSGSLYRSSSMKEHENFLIGGAEFVETVIARIVSEPIHGMARKFHEMTGQSLACLKESMREILLNPDKRGQISVIQKALQERSDITLEMLLKSHRAQLEILVALKTALPDFLQQANTVSSSDLAEIFLNLRCRNLSCRSSVPVDECECKVCVQKNGFCSACMCLVCSKFDMASNTCSWVGCDVCLHWCHTDCGLRESYIRNGRSASGAQGTSEMQFHCVACDHPSEMFGFVKEVFQNFAKDWTAETFSKELEYVKRIFVASKDLRGKRLHEIAGYLLGRLAIKSDVTEVYGHIMAFLTDSDSSKSSKAPVSSGKEQSKMNNGIAGPSQEATWLKSVYSEKVPQLEIATSLLPSYSYDRNEKRIVDLDLQTSSQKEPLFDELESIVRIKQAEAKMFQSRADEARRDAEGLKRIAIAKNEKIEEEYTSRIAKLRLVEAEEMRRQKLEELQNLERAHREYFTMKMRMEEDIKDLLLKMEATKRNLAM; the protein is encoded by the exons ATGAAGAGGTTGAGATCCAGCGACGATCTTGATTCGTACGGAAAAGATCCGAGCCCGAATCCGAATCCGAGTAGTAGGTCATCTTTGTCTTCTCACCGAAGCTTTTACTACAAGTCGGACGGTGCAAGAAAGGGTTTGTTGTCTTCGTCGTCGGCATCTTCGGCTTCGGCTGCGGCGGCGGCGGCTAGGTATGACAGAGAGCGGTTGGTGGACGACGACCGAGAAGGGTCGAGGATTGTGAGGAAGCGAACAGCGGATCACGATTTCGATGGATTCGATCGGAGAAAAGGGTTTGATAGGTATAGAGACGGTGGCGGTGGAGGAGAGAGCAGAGGGTATGATCGTGGTCTGATGCATCGTTCCGAGAGCTTTTGCGGGTCGAGGAGGGAATTCCCGAAAGGATTTCGATCGGAGCGAGATAGGTCTCGGCGAGAAGGGAGTGTTTCGTCATGGAGAAGATTTGGGAATAATAATAAGGAGTTTGAAGAAGGAGGGAATAGTAGCAGGAGTAGTAGATTGGAGGAGAGAGGGAAGGGATTGAGGGACGTAAAGTCGCCGTCTTGGTCGAATTCGAAGGATTCAGGTAGTGAGCAATCTACTAGGGTTAGGTCTCCGAGCAGGGGATTCAGAGATGGGAAATCCATGTCCATGTCTAAGTCCAAATCGCCTACTTGGTCCAAGGACTCGGTTGGGAGCGAGCAATCCAAGAGCGTTGAGCTGAAAAAGAGTGAAGAGGTTCAACAGGTTGAGAGTGGGAGTAGCAGTGAAATGGAGGAAGGAGAGCTCGAACCTGAACCTGAGCCTGAACGCAAACATGAGGCCGAACCCACAACCAAAACCGAGACCGAAAGCGTTCCAGAAGTTGAAGCTGAAATGGCACAAGTGCGGGTTGAGGTTGAGGTTGatgctactactactactactactgctGATAGGGAGGTAGAGAGTGCGTGCCCAGTTGAGGATATGAAGACGGATATGGAGGATAAAGATAAGTCTTTGAGCAAAGAAGAGGTACAGAAAGATCAGTCATTGAGCAAAAATGAAGAGGATAGGAATGGTGAAAGTGCTTTTGAAGGTAAAAATGTGGAAAGCCAAGTAGATGAGTTGCCTAATCGTGATAAAGGCATGATTGATGAATCACGTGAAGCTGATAAAGAAGATGGCAAGAGAGAAGAAGAACGTTTgagggatgatgatgatgatgatgaatgtGAGGAAACAAGAAAGGATACAGTTGAGGAAGAGAAAGTGCAATTGGAAGGGGGATCTAAGCAGGACAAGGGCATAGATCTTGAAGTCAAGGCTGAGGATGAGGAAGGTAGGGATATGGATATGGAAGTCATGGAAGAAAATGGAGATCCTAAAGAGGAAATGGCAAAGGAAACAGATGGTTTGGCACTGAGTTTGAAGGACAAAGGGAAAAGCTTGGCTGTTACACCCACCAACCATGTTGCAGATTCTACAGAGGATGGTGCATGGAATGAAAGAGAACCTAGAGATCTGTTAAGTTGCAGGGACAGTGATATGGAAGGACCCAGTACAAGAGGTTTTGAACTGTTTAGTAGCTCTCCTGTTAGAAGACAGGACAGAGCGGAGCAATCTGGTGTTAATATGCAGACCAGTGAACAGCTAGGGCTTGAGCCACTTGATCTTTCTCTTAGTTTGCCGAATGTTCTCTTACCTATTGGTGCAGCTCCTGGTTCTCCAGGTCAAGCAAGGAGTGTTCAGTCCTTGAGCAACACATTTCGTACTAATTCGGATGGATTTACAGCATCAATGTCTTTTTCAGGTTCTCAGTCATTTTATCACAACCCAAGTTGCTCTCTGACGCAGAATTCGATGGACAACTTTGAGCAATCGGTGAAAAGTCGTCCCATTTTTCAGGGAATCGATTGGCAGGCACTTGCTCAAAATGAGGCTAAGCAGAAGGAAGTTCCTCTGTATCAAAGAATCCTGATGAATGGAAATGGTAGCAATCAGCAGTCTCAAGCCATTTCAAATGGTCAGTCTGTGCAGGGGCAACATTCTAAGATTCCTGAAGGAAGCTCAAAAATGGCCAATGGATTGGAAAGGCAACTAAGCCTCCACAAGCAGCTGTCAGGAGGACAGTCAAGGCACCACGACGATGTTCGGTCACCTTCACATAGTGTTGGGTCTCACGAAATGGGATCAAATTATAGCTTTGAGAGGAAGAGAGTAATGAGGGAGAAAAGTAGTGGTAGCTTATATAGGAGTAGTAGCATGAAGGAAcatgaaaattttctcattggTGGGGCTGAATTCGTTGAGACAGTGATCGCCCGGatagtatcagagccaatacATGGAATGGCTAGGAAATTTCATGAAATGACAGGACAATCCTTGGCATGTCTGAAAGAGAGCATGCGTGAGATATTGTTGAATCCGGATAAGCGTGGGCAAATATCTGTAATCCAGAAAGCATTGCAAGAGAGGTCTGATATAACCTTGGAGATGCTACTAAAATCCCATCGTGCGCAATTGGAAATCTTGGTTGCTTTGAAGACTGCTTTACCAGATTTTCTTCAGCAAGCAAACACTGTTTCGTCTTCTGATTTGGCTGAGATTTTTCTCAATTTAAGATGTAGAAATCTTTCTTGTCGGAGTTCTGTGCCAGTGGATGAATGTGAATGCAAGGTTTGTGTGCAAAAGAATGGTTTTTGCAGTGCTTGCATGTGTCTTGTGTGCTCAAAATTTGACATGGCGTCCAATACTTGTAGTTGGGTTGGGTGTGATGTCTGTCTTCATTGGTGCCACACAGATTGTGGGTTACGGGAATCTTATATAAGAAACGGACGGAGTGCAAGTGGAGCTCAGGGAACATCCGAGATGCAATTTCATTGCGTTGCATGTGATCATCCTTCTGAGATGTTTGGCTTTGTGAAGGaggttttccaaaattttgctAAAGATTGGACAGCTGAAACATTTTCCAAGGAACTTGAATATGTCAAGAGAATTTTCGTTGCAAGTAAAGACTTAAGAGGGAAACGGCTTCATGAAATTGCTGGCTACTTATTGGGAAGATTGGCAATCAAGTCTGACGTTACTGAGGTTTACGGTCATATCATGGCTTTCCTGACTG ATAGTGATTCTTCCAAGTCGAGCAAAGCACCAGTTTCATCCGGGAAGGAACAAAGCAAAATGAACAATGGGATTGCTGGACCCAGTCAAGAAGCAACATGGCTAAAGTCTGTCTATTCAGAAAAGGTTCCTCAGTTGGAAATAGCTACTAGCTTACTACCTAGCTACAGCTATGACCGAAATGAAAAACGTATTGTGGACTTGGACTTGCAAACAAGTTCTCAAAAGGAACCTCTTTTTGATGAATTGGAAAGCATTGTGAGGATCAAACAAGCAGAGGCTAAAATGTTCCAGTCACGAGCGGATGAAGCAAGAAGAGACGCTGAAGGACTGAAACGCATAGCCATTGCAAAGAATGAAAAGATTGAAGAAGAATACACAAGTAGAATTGCAAAGCTGCGTTTGGTTGAGGCTGAGGAAATGCGAAGACAAAAATTGGAAGAGCTCCAGAATTTAGAACGAGCACATCGTGAATACTTCACTATGAAAATGAGAATGGAAGAAGATATCAAAGATCTGTTATTGAAAATGGAAGCTACAAAGCGGAATCTTGCAATGTGA